The proteins below are encoded in one region of Pseudomonas putida NBRC 14164:
- the madM gene encoding malonate transporter subunit MadM translates to MWPIIENALEHNGLITAFAVVGAIMWLSVVMSKYLTFGRVHGSAIAIVIGLVLAWVGGTVTGGQKGLADMALFSGIGLMGGAMLRDFAIVATAFEVQATEARKAGMIGLVALLLGTVLPFIVGAAVAYAFGYRDAVSMTTIGAGAVTYIVGPVTGAALGASSDVMALSIATGLIKAILVMVFTPVSARLLALDNPRSAMVFGGLAGTVSGVTAGLAATDRRLVPYGALTATFHTGLGCLMGPSILYFCVRGLVG, encoded by the coding sequence ATGTGGCCGATCATTGAAAATGCCCTGGAGCACAACGGCCTGATCACTGCCTTTGCAGTGGTAGGCGCAATCATGTGGTTGTCGGTTGTGATGTCGAAGTACCTCACCTTCGGCCGGGTGCACGGCTCGGCCATCGCCATCGTCATCGGCCTGGTGCTGGCCTGGGTAGGCGGCACCGTGACGGGTGGGCAGAAAGGCCTGGCCGACATGGCGCTGTTCTCCGGTATCGGCCTGATGGGCGGGGCCATGCTGCGGGACTTCGCCATTGTTGCCACGGCCTTCGAGGTGCAGGCCACCGAAGCGCGCAAGGCCGGGATGATTGGCTTGGTGGCGCTGTTGCTGGGCACCGTGCTGCCCTTCATTGTCGGCGCGGCAGTGGCCTATGCCTTCGGCTACCGCGATGCGGTGAGCATGACCACCATCGGCGCGGGGGCGGTGACCTATATCGTCGGGCCGGTGACCGGGGCGGCGCTGGGTGCAAGTTCGGACGTGATGGCCCTGTCGATCGCCACCGGCCTGATCAAGGCGATCCTGGTGATGGTGTTCACCCCGGTGTCGGCGCGCCTGCTGGCGCTGGACAACCCGCGCTCGGCAATGGTGTTCGGCGGGTTGGCAGGGACGGTGTCGGGGGTGACGGCCGGGCTGGCCGCGACGGATCGGCGGCTGGTGCCGTATGGCGCGTTGACCGCCACCTTCCATACCGGGCTGGGGTGCCTGATGGGGCCGTCGATTCTGTACTTCTGCGTACGCGGCCTGGTCGGCTGA
- the mdcH gene encoding malonate decarboxylase subunit epsilon, whose amino-acid sequence MSSLFAFPGQGAQQVGMLQRLPEGAGQLLEEASDTLGQAALALDSRQALQSTRAVQLCLLLSGVAWARWLMQRSPAPDYVAGLSIGAYPAAVTAGALGFADAVRLVALRGELMQCAYPQGYGMTALSGLDLASVERLLSEVEGEVFVANLNSENQIVIAGSDTAMAAVAARARRQGQGVARRLAVSVPSHCPLLDGPAAELASAFATVELHRPRITYLSASSARPVFDPQRLRDDLAGNMARVVDWRATLRNAFERGVRLHLEIPPGSVLSGLARAVFEQGRVVAVEGTRWDTLDALLRQEVAQNR is encoded by the coding sequence ATGAGCAGCCTGTTCGCCTTTCCCGGCCAGGGCGCCCAGCAGGTGGGCATGCTACAGCGCTTGCCTGAGGGCGCCGGGCAGCTGCTGGAGGAGGCCAGCGATACCCTTGGCCAAGCCGCGCTGGCACTGGACAGCCGGCAAGCGCTGCAGTCTACCCGCGCTGTTCAGCTGTGCCTGCTGCTGAGCGGTGTGGCCTGGGCACGCTGGCTGATGCAGCGCAGCCCAGCGCCGGATTATGTGGCGGGGTTGTCGATTGGCGCCTATCCCGCGGCGGTTACGGCTGGCGCCCTGGGGTTTGCCGATGCCGTGCGCCTGGTCGCCCTGCGTGGCGAGCTGATGCAGTGCGCCTACCCGCAAGGCTACGGCATGACCGCACTCAGCGGCCTGGACCTGGCAAGTGTCGAGCGTTTGCTGAGCGAGGTGGAGGGCGAGGTGTTCGTCGCCAACCTCAACAGCGAAAACCAGATCGTCATCGCCGGTAGCGATACGGCGATGGCTGCGGTCGCCGCCAGGGCTCGCCGTCAAGGCCAGGGCGTGGCCCGACGCCTGGCAGTCAGCGTGCCGTCGCATTGCCCGTTGCTGGATGGCCCGGCAGCGGAACTGGCCAGTGCCTTCGCCACGGTTGAGTTACACCGCCCACGCATTACCTACCTCAGCGCCAGCAGCGCGCGCCCGGTGTTCGACCCGCAGCGTCTGCGCGACGACCTGGCGGGCAACATGGCCAGGGTGGTCGACTGGCGCGCCACGTTGCGCAATGCCTTTGAGCGTGGCGTGCGCCTGCATCTGGAAATACCACCCGGCAGCGTGCTCAGCGGGCTGGCCCGGGCAGTGTTCGAACAGGGCAGGGTAGTGGCCGTGGAGGGTACACGGTGGGACACCCTGGACGCGCTGCTGCGCCAGGAGGTGGCCCAGAACCGATGA
- the madL gene encoding malonate transporter subunit MadL: MIIYGVALLAVCTLAGVIVGDFLGVLLGVKSNVGGVGIAMILLICARLYMHRNGGMSKECEFGVGFWGAMYIPVVVAMAAQQNVVTALHGGPVALLAAVGAVLVCGATIALISRSHRGEPLPALEPTPEARAQVAPAGGR; the protein is encoded by the coding sequence ATGATCATCTATGGTGTGGCACTGCTGGCGGTCTGCACGCTTGCCGGCGTTATCGTCGGCGACTTCCTGGGCGTGTTGCTGGGCGTCAAATCCAATGTGGGCGGGGTCGGCATCGCCATGATCCTGCTGATCTGCGCGCGGCTGTACATGCATCGCAACGGTGGCATGAGCAAGGAGTGCGAGTTTGGCGTGGGCTTCTGGGGCGCCATGTATATCCCGGTAGTGGTGGCCATGGCCGCCCAGCAGAACGTGGTCACGGCCCTGCACGGCGGGCCGGTAGCGCTGCTGGCGGCAGTGGGCGCGGTGCTGGTGTGCGGCGCGACCATCGCCCTGATCAGCCGCAGCCACCGTGGCGAGCCTTTGCCGGCCCTTGAACCCACCCCCGAAGCCCGCGCGCAGGTTGCCCCTGCAGGAGGTCGTTGA
- a CDS encoding malonate decarboxylase holo-ACP synthase has translation MNSPRPHDLLWGMPVSGLPADAPQWAQDVLASGRPVVVRRASCEDGWVAVGVRGQGRAQRLGALMRLADVQRQQGPEVLRVHVQSPWPALQALASVTPVLQASDLAWGPTGGVGYQIATGIEVVHADSDLDLLLRTPQPLARAQARELLDILDCAPCRIDVQLETPAGAIALREWAGFARRVLLKSPHGPRLVSDPWAMMERAA, from the coding sequence ATGAACTCGCCAAGGCCGCACGACCTGCTGTGGGGGATGCCCGTGTCGGGCTTGCCCGCCGATGCGCCGCAGTGGGCACAGGACGTACTGGCAAGCGGTCGACCGGTGGTGGTGCGCCGTGCCTCTTGTGAGGATGGCTGGGTAGCGGTTGGGGTACGTGGTCAGGGCCGGGCGCAGCGCTTGGGTGCGTTGATGCGCCTGGCCGATGTCCAGCGTCAGCAAGGCCCCGAAGTGCTGCGGGTGCACGTACAAAGCCCATGGCCTGCGCTACAGGCACTGGCCTCGGTCACCCCGGTATTGCAGGCCAGCGACCTGGCCTGGGGGCCGACGGGCGGGGTGGGGTACCAGATTGCGACCGGCATTGAAGTGGTACATGCCGACAGTGACCTGGACCTGCTGCTGCGCACACCGCAACCGCTTGCCCGCGCCCAGGCGCGAGAGCTGCTGGATATCCTCGACTGCGCGCCGTGCCGTATCGATGTGCAGCTGGAAACCCCGGCAGGTGCCATTGCCTTACGCGAATGGGCCGGTTTTGCCCGCCGTGTGCTGCTCAAGTCGCCCCATGGCCCGCGCCTGGTCAGCGACCCTTGGGCAATGATGGAGCGTGCCGCATGA
- the mdcE gene encoding biotin-independent malonate decarboxylase subunit gamma: MNRALNWLPGLAGGQTLPGYPASLRVIDGELDNRLARFIAVVPDADNPFPRARSGEVGLLEGWGLAKAVSEAVEADRNGQKRAIVAVIDVPSQAYGRREEALGIYQALAGAVQAYAEARLAGHPVIGLLVGKAMSGAFLAHGYQAQRLIALDDTGVMVHAMGKAAAARITLRSVEQLEALAAEVPPMAYDLASYASLGLLWRRLTVDNAQAPSAADIAQVRACLAEAVRDIGSTTDLSSRLAGENRSASRQVREQLRRQWQGA; encoded by the coding sequence ATGAACCGTGCCTTGAACTGGCTGCCGGGCCTGGCCGGCGGGCAAACCTTGCCAGGCTACCCCGCGTCGCTGCGGGTGATTGACGGCGAACTGGACAACCGCCTGGCGCGCTTCATCGCCGTGGTGCCCGATGCCGACAACCCATTCCCCCGTGCCCGCTCGGGTGAAGTCGGCCTGCTTGAAGGCTGGGGCCTGGCCAAGGCGGTGAGCGAGGCGGTGGAGGCTGACCGTAACGGCCAGAAGCGTGCCATTGTCGCGGTTATCGATGTGCCCAGCCAGGCCTATGGCCGCCGCGAGGAAGCGTTGGGCATTTACCAGGCATTGGCCGGTGCCGTGCAGGCCTACGCCGAGGCGCGGTTGGCCGGGCACCCGGTGATCGGTCTGCTGGTTGGCAAGGCCATGTCCGGCGCCTTCCTGGCCCACGGCTACCAGGCCCAGCGGCTGATTGCCCTGGACGACACGGGGGTCATGGTGCACGCCATGGGCAAGGCGGCTGCGGCGCGGATTACCCTGCGCAGCGTCGAGCAACTGGAGGCGTTGGCCGCCGAAGTGCCGCCCATGGCCTACGACCTGGCCAGCTACGCCTCGCTGGGCCTGCTGTGGCGCCGCCTGACTGTAGACAACGCCCAGGCACCGAGCGCCGCCGACATTGCCCAGGTGCGTGCCTGCCTGGCAGAAGCGGTGCGCGATATTGGTAGCACCACCGACCTGTCGTCGCGGTTGGCGGGGGAAAACCGCAGTGCCTCGCGTCAGGTACGCGAACAGCTGCGCCGCCAGTGGCAGGGCGCCTGA
- the mnxG gene encoding manganese-oxidizing multicopper oxidase MnxG, which produces MSTPRKGPLLSSLVLALLGLESTSEAAVQCQRTLVANVVALDQPLMFNRLGAQNANGMMFALREDVVDDKQVPLSKGGAAVPGKVTLRPDKRPRPIVLRVAAGDCLTVNLTNLLAYQANPNKHGIEAAEPEGEEEGPEVENQGGEGDVADEQVAERMVGFQVNGMQAVNSIADISAYTGRNGNFFASPGSTRSYTLYAEREGAFAATSKAATFGGEGTAGNVANGLFGQVVVVPKLGRTYRNTLTEEEMRLATTGRTATGQPVIDYEARYPQAEPWITEGKAGKPIIAMVNGNEIINSETDAIVMGPNADGSFPKSTYPLESIGKRNPALPNRLEAFRDFASQFADEVAGTQAFPGYWADPVMGHVLEPARDSFMINYGSGGMGAEVVANRLGVGPMHDCLSCAYEEFFLSAHTVGDIGTLVDVPANVGLEHIRPGEVPPASAVGVKASMALYPSEPANVHHSYIGDFTKFRNTHNGHEQHIFHLHGHQWLFNPNDDNSDYIDAQGIGAGVGYTYEIANGGSGNRNRVAGDAIYHCHFYPHFAQGMWAMWRVHDVFEEGTRLEVSGQGENGFHSTPFALRSGKPAAGARALPDGEIIAGTPIPAIVPLPGKAMAPMPGKVVVVPKLSEELVAASDDDDEAEDEGDDDHANPAPVRKAVGSLALVDRTDANRNADGTLKNPGYPFWIGGMESSVGNRPPTPPLDMLDPALARQLKDSGKALWANLDANQVDGWDGGLGRHALDGVSAGGEAQTTTTKLDFTKVVHKAKPIYLPEEGTDVEQAAMQFHAMAEHPSYALIPGSQPVAKAFRTNGALPTAGAPFYEPCMDDRGKRLTQSSGVGEFFSGESLTGVNFRGSSAFTADRPRIYKGANIQFDAVYNKVGYHFPQARIIALWEDAWAVINKQRAPEPLVMRMNTFDCTMYQHTNLIPNIYEMDDYQVRTPTDVIGQHIHLPKWDLTAADGSANGWNYEDGILSPGSVVERVQAIRAYNGCTEGDSRDGTAACPKARQHPYFGRFGRADWLGARTAMQRWFADPLVNVHNVDRGLGTIFTHDHLGPSTHQQLGLYATVLAEPAGSTWYHAETGEQLYNPATRQDGGPTSWQAVIQTGDHDGDGKNDSYREFFLEYSDFQHAYEAGVYVGAGPDGIPNAQSYPATADSFRYAINPPVRGKASNLLEAIVEERGGINPGCPSRPCPQAISVDDPGMFVVNYRNEPLALRVYDPNKVGPDGKRGMQADGLAGDLSFAMQTRTDRAIPAMNLSPSAITSAVGPTGGTTLFPPHINKAGAEPGDPFTPLLRTYSGDNVRLRMHAGGHEEEHNVTLHGVKWLQNGTGFGNSSNSGWKSSQMIGISEQMGFMAPVSMISSSAATNGDYLYSLDAALEGYWNGIWGIMRNYTAQRADLFPLPNNPQPVAMRNTVNFDGICPKTTANPNGIGTRTTVKRNYEIVAALANDILENRNGVSINDPAGIGQHVGGTLKANGGTLVFNSRKTAIPLVSGVDPEDGEPFTIGGHSAPLHDPTAILYVRKADLDATTGKLKAGVPVEPLVLRANAGDCISVTLENRLPLVMPDLPSTAVMHNVVKRDRFDSEGSTAFANNLMRPSSHVGLHAQLLAYDITKSDGANVGLNPVQTVPPRAGTSGAYPTKVYQYYAGHLEREGKPVSQLGRTVDNINSTAIEFGGLNLTPSDFIKQPQKGLVGAMSILPQTATWTEDAASRTQATVKVSGQPDYRDFVTVWQRALNMRWADGRPVEGINTEGNGAAGDPQDNGNMAVNYKTEPLWLRFGMAPDSPFGRANGLGFGDVPNAHMAYANALVGGDPQTPVLYAKPGQPVRNHIVMPSGGSRGMVYQLDGHLWPLHNYQAEKNDADGYPMSLPGIGSVRFGYNPMAMYIGAQESVLPAAHFSFMLPSAGGANAVAGDYLFRDYAAYGNLSGLWGILRVTNEAPPATAPAQ; this is translated from the coding sequence ATGTCTACGCCACGCAAAGGCCCCCTTCTGTCATCACTCGTTCTGGCCCTGTTAGGCTTGGAATCGACCAGCGAGGCGGCCGTGCAGTGCCAGCGCACCTTGGTCGCCAATGTGGTGGCACTGGACCAGCCACTGATGTTCAACCGCCTTGGCGCGCAGAACGCCAATGGCATGATGTTCGCGCTTCGTGAAGATGTGGTGGACGACAAGCAAGTCCCCCTCAGCAAGGGCGGGGCCGCGGTACCGGGCAAGGTCACCCTGCGCCCGGACAAGCGCCCACGGCCGATTGTGCTGCGGGTAGCCGCCGGTGACTGCCTCACGGTCAACCTGACCAACCTGCTGGCCTACCAGGCCAACCCCAACAAGCACGGCATCGAGGCCGCAGAGCCCGAGGGTGAGGAGGAGGGGCCGGAGGTTGAAAACCAGGGCGGTGAAGGCGATGTCGCCGATGAACAGGTCGCCGAGCGTATGGTCGGCTTCCAGGTCAATGGCATGCAGGCGGTCAACAGCATCGCCGATATCTCCGCCTATACAGGGCGCAATGGCAACTTCTTCGCCAGCCCCGGCAGCACCCGCAGCTATACCTTGTATGCCGAGCGCGAAGGGGCATTCGCCGCCACCAGCAAAGCCGCCACGTTCGGCGGCGAAGGCACGGCGGGCAATGTTGCCAATGGCCTGTTCGGGCAGGTGGTGGTGGTACCCAAATTGGGCCGCACCTACCGCAACACCCTCACCGAGGAAGAAATGCGCCTGGCCACTACCGGCCGTACTGCCACCGGCCAGCCCGTGATCGACTACGAAGCCCGCTACCCCCAGGCAGAACCGTGGATCACCGAGGGCAAGGCCGGCAAACCGATCATCGCCATGGTCAATGGCAATGAGATCATCAACAGCGAAACCGATGCCATCGTCATGGGCCCCAACGCCGATGGCAGCTTCCCCAAGTCGACCTACCCGCTGGAAAGCATCGGCAAGCGCAACCCGGCGCTGCCCAACCGGCTGGAGGCGTTCCGTGATTTCGCCTCGCAGTTCGCCGACGAGGTCGCCGGCACCCAGGCCTTTCCCGGCTACTGGGCAGACCCGGTGATGGGGCACGTGCTGGAACCGGCGCGAGACTCGTTCATGATCAACTACGGCTCTGGCGGCATGGGCGCCGAAGTGGTGGCCAACCGCCTGGGGGTAGGCCCGATGCACGACTGCCTGTCGTGCGCTTACGAAGAGTTCTTCCTCAGCGCTCACACCGTCGGAGACATCGGCACCCTGGTGGATGTGCCGGCCAATGTGGGCCTGGAGCACATCCGCCCGGGTGAGGTCCCACCGGCCAGTGCTGTCGGGGTCAAGGCCAGCATGGCCCTGTACCCTTCGGAACCTGCCAACGTGCACCACAGCTATATCGGTGACTTCACCAAGTTCCGCAACACCCACAACGGCCACGAGCAGCATATATTTCACCTGCACGGCCACCAGTGGCTGTTCAACCCCAATGACGACAACTCCGACTATATCGATGCCCAGGGCATCGGCGCCGGCGTTGGCTACACCTACGAAATCGCCAACGGTGGGTCGGGTAACCGCAACCGGGTGGCCGGTGATGCTATCTACCATTGCCACTTCTACCCGCACTTTGCCCAGGGCATGTGGGCCATGTGGCGGGTACATGACGTGTTCGAAGAAGGCACCCGTCTTGAGGTGAGCGGGCAGGGCGAGAACGGCTTCCACAGCACACCGTTCGCCCTGCGCAGCGGCAAGCCTGCCGCTGGCGCCCGGGCATTGCCCGATGGCGAAATCATTGCGGGTACGCCGATTCCGGCCATCGTGCCGCTGCCTGGCAAAGCCATGGCGCCGATGCCTGGCAAGGTCGTGGTGGTACCCAAACTGTCTGAGGAACTGGTCGCCGCCAGCGACGATGATGACGAAGCCGAGGACGAAGGCGATGACGACCACGCCAACCCGGCGCCGGTGCGCAAAGCCGTCGGCTCGCTGGCACTTGTCGACCGCACCGATGCCAACCGCAACGCTGATGGCACCCTGAAAAACCCAGGCTACCCGTTCTGGATCGGCGGCATGGAAAGCAGCGTTGGCAACCGCCCGCCAACCCCGCCGCTGGACATGCTCGACCCAGCCCTGGCGCGCCAGTTGAAAGACAGCGGCAAAGCCCTGTGGGCCAACCTGGATGCAAACCAGGTCGATGGCTGGGACGGCGGCCTTGGCCGCCATGCACTCGACGGTGTTTCCGCAGGTGGCGAGGCGCAAACGACCACCACCAAGCTGGACTTCACCAAGGTCGTGCACAAGGCCAAACCTATCTACCTGCCAGAAGAAGGCACCGATGTCGAACAGGCGGCCATGCAGTTCCACGCCATGGCCGAGCACCCAAGCTATGCCCTGATCCCCGGCAGCCAGCCGGTGGCCAAGGCGTTCCGCACCAATGGTGCCTTGCCGACTGCTGGCGCGCCGTTCTACGAGCCGTGCATGGATGACCGCGGCAAGCGCCTCACTCAGTCCTCCGGTGTGGGTGAGTTTTTCAGCGGCGAGAGCCTGACCGGCGTCAACTTCCGTGGCTCCTCCGCCTTTACCGCCGACCGTCCACGCATCTACAAGGGTGCCAACATCCAGTTCGACGCGGTGTACAACAAGGTCGGCTACCACTTCCCGCAGGCTCGCATCATCGCCTTGTGGGAAGATGCCTGGGCAGTGATTAACAAGCAGCGCGCGCCAGAGCCACTGGTGATGCGCATGAACACCTTCGACTGCACCATGTACCAGCACACCAACCTGATCCCGAACATCTACGAGATGGACGACTACCAGGTGCGCACCCCGACCGACGTGATCGGTCAGCACATCCACTTGCCGAAGTGGGACCTGACCGCTGCCGACGGTTCGGCCAACGGCTGGAACTACGAAGACGGCATTCTATCGCCCGGCAGCGTGGTCGAGCGGGTGCAAGCCATTCGTGCCTACAACGGCTGCACCGAGGGCGATAGCCGCGATGGCACCGCTGCCTGCCCGAAAGCCAGGCAGCACCCGTACTTTGGCCGCTTCGGCCGGGCCGACTGGCTGGGCGCACGTACGGCCATGCAGCGCTGGTTCGCTGACCCGCTGGTGAACGTGCATAACGTCGACCGTGGCCTGGGCACCATCTTCACCCACGACCACCTTGGCCCATCGACCCACCAGCAACTGGGCCTGTATGCCACCGTGCTGGCCGAACCGGCCGGCTCCACCTGGTACCATGCCGAAACCGGCGAGCAGCTGTACAACCCGGCCACGCGCCAGGATGGCGGCCCGACCTCGTGGCAGGCGGTAATCCAGACTGGCGACCACGATGGCGATGGCAAGAACGACAGCTACCGTGAGTTCTTCCTGGAATACAGTGACTTCCAGCATGCCTATGAAGCTGGGGTGTATGTAGGTGCAGGGCCGGACGGCATCCCCAATGCCCAGTCGTACCCGGCCACCGCAGACAGCTTCCGCTACGCCATCAACCCGCCAGTGCGCGGCAAGGCGTCGAACCTGCTGGAAGCCATTGTCGAGGAGCGCGGCGGTATCAACCCGGGCTGCCCAAGCCGTCCGTGCCCGCAGGCGATCTCGGTGGATGACCCGGGCATGTTCGTGGTCAACTATCGCAACGAGCCGCTGGCCCTGCGCGTGTACGACCCGAACAAGGTCGGCCCGGACGGCAAGCGTGGCATGCAGGCCGACGGCCTGGCCGGGGACCTCAGCTTTGCCATGCAAACTCGAACCGACCGCGCCATTCCGGCAATGAACCTGTCACCCTCGGCAATAACCTCGGCAGTTGGCCCTACCGGCGGCACCACGCTGTTTCCGCCACACATCAACAAGGCTGGCGCCGAGCCGGGCGACCCTTTCACCCCGCTGCTGCGCACCTACTCGGGTGACAATGTACGCCTGCGCATGCACGCCGGTGGCCATGAAGAGGAGCACAACGTCACCCTGCATGGCGTGAAGTGGCTGCAAAACGGCACAGGCTTCGGTAACAGTTCCAACTCGGGCTGGAAATCGTCGCAGATGATCGGCATCTCCGAGCAGATGGGCTTCATGGCACCGGTGTCGATGATCTCCAGTTCCGCCGCCACCAATGGCGACTACCTGTACTCGCTGGACGCCGCGCTGGAAGGCTACTGGAACGGTATCTGGGGCATCATGCGCAACTACACCGCGCAGCGTGCCGACCTGTTCCCGCTGCCCAACAACCCGCAACCGGTGGCCATGCGCAACACCGTGAACTTTGACGGCATCTGCCCGAAAACCACGGCCAACCCCAACGGCATTGGCACCCGCACCACGGTCAAGCGAAACTACGAAATCGTCGCAGCGCTGGCCAATGACATCCTCGAGAACCGTAATGGGGTCAGTATCAATGACCCGGCGGGCATCGGTCAGCATGTCGGCGGCACGCTGAAGGCCAACGGTGGCACACTGGTGTTCAACAGCCGTAAAACCGCGATCCCGCTGGTAAGTGGGGTAGACCCCGAAGATGGGGAACCCTTCACCATCGGGGGGCATAGTGCGCCGCTGCATGACCCGACCGCGATCCTGTACGTGCGCAAGGCCGACCTGGACGCCACCACCGGCAAGCTCAAGGCGGGTGTGCCGGTTGAGCCTCTGGTGCTGCGGGCCAACGCCGGCGACTGCATCAGCGTTACCCTGGAGAACCGCCTGCCACTGGTGATGCCAGACCTGCCGAGCACTGCAGTGATGCATAACGTGGTCAAGCGTGACCGCTTCGACAGCGAGGGTTCCACCGCCTTTGCCAACAACCTGATGCGGCCGTCCAGCCACGTGGGCCTGCATGCGCAGTTGCTGGCCTACGACATCACCAAGTCCGACGGCGCCAACGTTGGCCTGAACCCGGTGCAGACCGTACCTCCACGTGCCGGCACCAGTGGTGCTTACCCGACCAAGGTGTACCAGTACTACGCCGGCCACCTGGAGCGGGAAGGCAAACCTGTGTCGCAGCTAGGTCGCACGGTGGACAACATCAACTCCACTGCCATCGAGTTCGGCGGCCTCAACCTGACCCCGTCAGACTTCATCAAGCAGCCGCAGAAAGGCCTGGTGGGCGCCATGAGCATCCTGCCGCAAACTGCCACCTGGACCGAGGACGCCGCGTCTCGTACCCAGGCCACGGTGAAGGTCAGCGGGCAGCCGGACTACCGGGACTTCGTCACGGTGTGGCAGCGCGCACTGAACATGCGCTGGGCCGATGGTCGTCCGGTAGAAGGCATCAACACCGAAGGCAACGGTGCTGCCGGTGACCCGCAAGACAACGGCAACATGGCGGTCAACTACAAGACCGAGCCGTTGTGGCTGCGCTTCGGCATGGCGCCTGACTCACCGTTCGGCCGTGCAAATGGCCTGGGCTTTGGTGATGTACCAAACGCCCACATGGCCTACGCCAACGCCCTGGTCGGCGGCGACCCGCAAACCCCGGTGCTGTACGCCAAGCCTGGGCAACCGGTGCGCAACCATATCGTGATGCCCAGTGGTGGCAGCCGCGGCATGGTCTACCAGCTGGACGGGCACCTGTGGCCATTACACAACTACCAGGCCGAGAAAAATGACGCGGACGGCTACCCGATGAGCCTGCCTGGCATCGGTTCGGTGCGCTTTGGCTACAACCCAATGGCCATGTACATCGGTGCCCAGGAGAGCGTACTGCCTGCGGCGCACTTCAGCTTCATGCTGCCGAGTGCCGGTGGTGCAAACGCGGTGGCAGGTGACTACCTGTTCCGCGACTACGCCGCCTACGGCAACCTCTCGGGGCTGTGGGGGATTCTGCGGGTGACCAACGAAGCGCCGCCGGCAACGGCCCCGGCGCAGTGA